A region of Streptomyces sp. WMMC500 DNA encodes the following proteins:
- a CDS encoding response regulator transcription factor, which translates to MTTTPAPAAPLRVIVADDHTVMRAGLVALLAAESTIEVVGEAGDGHEAAALVARLDPDVALLDLRMPLLDGVGATAAIVAAAARTRVLILTTYDTDGEIERAVEAGATGYLLKDATRAQLVDAIHAASRGETVLAPRVAQRLVAKMRRPAPVTLTPRESEVLAGVAEGLSNAEIGKRLFIGEATVKTHLLRIFAKLDVGDRTRAVVVALENGLLPGR; encoded by the coding sequence ATGACGACGACACCCGCCCCCGCCGCGCCGCTGCGCGTCATCGTGGCCGACGACCACACCGTGATGCGCGCCGGCCTCGTCGCACTCCTCGCCGCGGAGTCCACCATCGAGGTCGTCGGCGAGGCCGGCGACGGCCACGAGGCCGCCGCCCTCGTCGCCCGCCTCGACCCGGACGTCGCCCTGCTCGACCTGCGGATGCCGCTCCTCGACGGCGTCGGCGCCACCGCCGCGATCGTCGCGGCTGCCGCGCGTACCCGGGTGCTGATCCTCACCACGTACGACACGGACGGCGAGATCGAGCGCGCGGTCGAGGCCGGCGCCACCGGCTACCTGCTCAAGGACGCCACCCGCGCCCAGCTCGTCGACGCCATCCACGCCGCCTCCCGCGGCGAGACGGTGCTCGCGCCCCGCGTCGCCCAGCGCCTGGTCGCGAAGATGCGCCGCCCGGCTCCGGTGACGCTCACGCCGCGCGAGTCCGAGGTGCTGGCGGGCGTGGCCGAGGGGCTGTCGAACGCGGAGATCGGCAAGCGCCTGTTCATCGGCGAGGCCACCGTGAAGACGCACCTGCTGCGCATCTTCGCCAAGCTCGACGTCGGCGACCGCACCCGCGCGGTGGTCGTCGCGCTGGAGAACGGCCTGCTGCCGGGCCGTTGA
- a CDS encoding S1 family peptidase codes for MSRRRTAPPLRTFATAAVLALLGALLTVLAPPAAAQPAAAGELRGGDALYGAGFSCTLGFNAVGGGDASYGIIPGHCANVGTSWAADVGGSRVTVGVTAGSSFPSNDYGVVRYTNGSVSYPGEVKGSGGAPVDITGAIDPSPGLALCHYGRVGGFRCGTLTQVGVTVNFPEGPVSGLFRSNICSEPGDTGGPAFSGGKAVGFIVGSSGNCTTGGSTFYQPIKEVLSAYGLTLS; via the coding sequence GTGAGCCGACGCCGTACCGCTCCTCCGTTACGCACCTTCGCCACCGCCGCCGTGCTCGCGTTGCTCGGCGCGCTGCTGACCGTGCTCGCCCCGCCCGCCGCGGCGCAGCCCGCCGCCGCGGGCGAACTGCGCGGCGGCGACGCGCTGTACGGGGCCGGGTTCTCCTGCACGCTGGGCTTCAACGCCGTGGGGGGCGGCGACGCCTCGTACGGCATCATCCCCGGCCACTGCGCCAACGTCGGCACCTCCTGGGCCGCCGACGTCGGGGGCAGCCGCGTGACCGTCGGCGTGACCGCGGGGTCGAGTTTCCCCAGCAACGACTACGGCGTCGTCCGCTACACCAACGGCTCCGTCTCGTACCCCGGCGAGGTCAAGGGCAGCGGCGGCGCACCGGTCGACATCACCGGCGCCATCGACCCGTCCCCCGGCCTGGCGCTGTGCCACTACGGGAGGGTCGGCGGCTTCCGCTGCGGCACGCTGACGCAGGTCGGCGTCACGGTGAACTTCCCCGAGGGCCCGGTCTCCGGCCTCTTCCGCTCCAACATCTGCTCCGAGCCCGGCGACACCGGCGGCCCGGCGTTCTCCGGCGGCAAGGCGGTCGGCTTCATCGTCGGCAGCAGCGGCAACTGCACCACCGGCGGGTCGACGTTCTACCAGCCGATCAAGGAGGTCCTGTCGGCCTACGGGCTCACGCTGTCGTAG
- a CDS encoding alpha/beta hydrolase, producing the protein MSPRIPGFDQRRVPVADGVALSAAVGGNPDGSPVVLLHGFPQTHLMWRHVAARLAADHTVICPDLRGYGASDKPAESAGGPGGGAYAKRTMAGDVVTLARALGYERFALAGHDRGALVAFRAGLDHPAAITHLACLDVLPTLDMWDVMHGVSAAVGFHLYLMAQPPGLPEEMIAAAPDAFFGHFLDVWSGDADAIPADVRAAYLAASRAAVPSIVADYRASAGVDVEHDSADRDAGNRLRMPVTVLQQDWGAALGFDAAARWRAWAPDLRHTTVDCGHFMAEEAPDEVAAALRDLLARTPAATTA; encoded by the coding sequence ATGTCCCCCCGCATCCCCGGCTTCGACCAACGCCGCGTCCCCGTCGCCGACGGCGTCGCCCTCAGCGCCGCCGTCGGCGGCAACCCCGACGGCAGCCCGGTCGTGCTGCTGCACGGCTTCCCGCAGACCCACCTCATGTGGCGGCACGTCGCCGCCCGGCTCGCCGCCGACCACACCGTCATCTGCCCCGACCTGCGCGGCTACGGCGCCAGCGACAAACCCGCGGAGTCGGCCGGCGGGCCCGGCGGCGGCGCGTACGCGAAGCGCACGATGGCCGGCGACGTCGTGACGCTCGCCCGCGCGCTCGGGTACGAGCGCTTCGCGCTGGCCGGGCACGACCGGGGCGCGCTGGTGGCGTTCCGCGCCGGGCTCGACCACCCCGCCGCGATCACCCACCTGGCCTGCCTGGACGTGCTGCCGACGCTCGACATGTGGGACGTGATGCACGGGGTGTCGGCGGCGGTCGGCTTCCACCTGTACCTCATGGCGCAACCGCCCGGCCTGCCCGAGGAGATGATCGCCGCTGCCCCGGACGCGTTCTTCGGCCACTTCCTCGACGTCTGGTCCGGCGACGCGGACGCCATCCCCGCGGACGTGCGCGCCGCCTACCTGGCGGCGTCCCGGGCCGCGGTGCCGTCGATCGTGGCGGACTACCGGGCGTCGGCGGGCGTCGACGTCGAGCACGACAGCGCCGACCGCGACGCCGGCAACCGGCTGCGCATGCCGGTCACCGTCCTGCAGCAGGACTGGGGCGCCGCGCTCGGCTTCGACGCCGCCGCACGGTGGCGCGCCTGGGCCCCCGACCTGCGGCACACCACCGTGGACTGCGGCCACTTCATGGCCGAGGAGGCGCCGGACGAGGTGGCCGCGGCGCTGCGCGACCTCCTCGCCCGTACGCCCGCCGCTACGACAGCGTGA
- a CDS encoding BTAD domain-containing putative transcriptional regulator produces MRVRFGVLGPVTAWDDDAGGDDERGGDGDGAPIALKGPRHRAVLARLIVARRRVVPVGVLVEDLWSDPPADAVGTVRTFVAALRRALEPERPPRAPARLLVTQGPGYALRAGPDAVDAWRFETAVADARALPPRAAAARLAAALGWWRGPAYAEFADLSWARTERSRLAELRLHAAEMHAEARLSLGLAAETAADLDAHVAEHPWREDAWRLLALALYRAGRQADALAVLRRARTMLGEQLGVDPGPALRRLETDILAQAEHLEAPGPAAGGAGGGAAGAARAPGSGAGGGPGGGAPDDGGGSGRDGQAGAGRDGGEPGAGAAAGDGVRRVWAEAAAAYDRAVAGGARARLESTVGLLRSLAVTGGGGLQAARRHRVAAVEAAEESGDPELTARVIGAYDVPAVWTRVDDPEQAARVVAAAERALAALPPAEHPAVRARLLATVAVESRGTRSARGPEAAREAERLARGLDDPALLAFALNGVFMQTFERTGLAAERDGTGAELVGLAARHGLVTYEVLGHLIRLQARAALADFPGADAHAAAADRLAERHELPLVAVFTGWYAALRLAETGTPPPYAETPADAEAAYRAAARRLDGAGMPGVERGLLPLALLCLRLRRGLAVSATPATRDVPGADFGPYEPWVRPLVLLAGGRRAEAATALRAVPEPPRDLMQEAAWCLVARAAVALGDRATMAHARDRLAPAAAEIAGAGTGLLTLGPVADHLAALGAALGAPRPG; encoded by the coding sequence GTGCGGGTCCGGTTCGGCGTGCTGGGGCCGGTGACCGCCTGGGACGACGACGCCGGGGGGGACGACGAGCGGGGCGGCGACGGAGACGGCGCCCCGATCGCGCTGAAGGGGCCGCGGCACCGGGCCGTGCTCGCCCGCCTGATCGTCGCCCGCCGCCGCGTCGTCCCGGTCGGCGTGCTGGTCGAGGACCTGTGGAGCGACCCGCCCGCGGACGCCGTGGGGACGGTCCGCACCTTCGTCGCGGCGCTGCGCCGCGCCCTCGAACCCGAGCGCCCGCCCCGTGCGCCCGCGCGGCTGCTGGTCACCCAGGGCCCGGGGTACGCGCTGCGCGCCGGGCCGGACGCCGTCGACGCCTGGCGCTTCGAGACGGCGGTGGCCGACGCGCGGGCCCTGCCGCCGCGGGCCGCGGCGGCGCGGCTGGCGGCGGCCCTGGGCTGGTGGCGCGGCCCCGCGTACGCGGAGTTCGCGGACCTGTCGTGGGCCCGCACCGAGCGCTCCCGCCTCGCGGAACTGCGCCTGCACGCCGCCGAGATGCACGCGGAGGCCCGGCTGTCCCTGGGTCTCGCTGCCGAGACGGCGGCGGACCTGGACGCCCACGTGGCCGAGCACCCCTGGCGCGAGGACGCCTGGCGGCTGCTGGCGCTGGCTCTGTACCGCGCGGGCCGCCAGGCCGACGCGCTGGCGGTGCTGCGCCGGGCGCGCACGATGCTCGGCGAGCAGTTGGGCGTGGACCCGGGCCCGGCGCTGCGCAGGCTGGAGACGGACATCCTGGCGCAGGCGGAACACCTGGAAGCGCCGGGCCCGGCCGCGGGTGGGGCCGGAGGCGGTGCGGCCGGAGCGGCGCGGGCGCCGGGATCCGGCGCCGGCGGCGGTCCCGGTGGTGGTGCGCCGGACGACGGCGGCGGTTCCGGTCGTGACGGGCAGGCCGGGGCCGGGCGGGACGGCGGGGAGCCCGGTGCGGGCGCCGCCGCCGGCGACGGGGTGCGGCGCGTGTGGGCGGAGGCCGCGGCCGCGTACGACCGGGCCGTCGCCGGCGGTGCGCGGGCCCGGCTGGAGTCCACCGTCGGGCTGCTCCGCAGCCTCGCCGTCACCGGCGGCGGCGGGCTGCAGGCCGCCCGGCGGCACCGCGTCGCGGCCGTCGAGGCGGCCGAGGAGTCGGGCGACCCGGAGCTGACCGCGCGGGTCATCGGCGCCTACGACGTCCCCGCCGTCTGGACCCGCGTCGACGACCCGGAGCAGGCGGCGCGCGTCGTGGCCGCGGCGGAGCGCGCCCTCGCCGCGCTGCCGCCCGCCGAGCACCCCGCGGTCCGGGCCCGGCTGCTGGCCACCGTCGCCGTCGAGTCCCGCGGCACCCGGTCCGCGCGCGGGCCGGAGGCCGCCCGGGAGGCCGAGCGGCTGGCCCGCGGCCTGGACGATCCGGCGCTCCTGGCGTTCGCGCTCAACGGCGTGTTCATGCAGACCTTCGAGCGCACCGGCCTGGCCGCGGAACGGGACGGGACAGGCGCCGAGTTGGTCGGGCTCGCGGCCCGGCACGGCCTCGTGACGTACGAGGTGCTGGGCCACCTCATCCGGCTGCAGGCCCGCGCCGCGCTGGCGGACTTCCCCGGCGCCGACGCGCACGCCGCCGCGGCGGACCGGCTCGCCGAGCGCCACGAACTGCCGCTCGTCGCGGTCTTCACCGGCTGGTACGCGGCTCTCCGTCTCGCCGAGACCGGCACCCCGCCCCCGTACGCCGAGACCCCCGCCGACGCCGAAGCCGCCTACCGCGCCGCCGCCCGGCGGCTCGACGGGGCCGGCATGCCCGGCGTGGAGCGCGGGCTGCTGCCGCTGGCGCTGCTCTGCCTGCGGCTGCGCCGCGGGCTCGCCGTGTCCGCCACCCCGGCCACCCGCGACGTTCCCGGCGCCGACTTCGGCCCGTACGAGCCGTGGGTGCGGCCCCTCGTGCTGCTGGCCGGCGGACGCCGCGCCGAGGCCGCGACGGCGCTGCGCGCGGTGCCCGAGCCGCCGCGCGACCTGATGCAGGAGGCCGCGTGGTGCCTCGTCGCACGGGCGGCCGTCGCCCTCGGCGACCGTGCGACCATGGCGCACGCGCGCGACCGCCTCGCCCCGGCGGCGGCCGAGATCGCCGGCGCCGGGACCGGGCTGCTGACCCTCGGGCCCGTCGCCGACCACCTCGCCGCGCTCGGCGCCGCCCTGGGCGCCCCGCGGCCCGGGTAG
- a CDS encoding pyridoxamine 5'-phosphate oxidase family protein codes for MALPDDLAGMARGVIDANRYLTLGTAEPDGRPRVSPVYFSHAGYRVFYWVSSPRARHSANIAARPGVEFVVYDSGVPVGAGRAVYVGATAEEVPAVQLPAACDEAFADTAEDGVRQFRPADVSGDAGLRLFRARATSYEVHVPGRDPVYGTGIDTRREIRL; via the coding sequence ATGGCACTTCCCGACGACCTGGCCGGGATGGCGCGCGGCGTGATCGACGCGAACCGGTACCTGACCCTGGGCACGGCGGAGCCCGACGGGCGCCCGCGGGTCTCGCCCGTGTACTTCAGCCACGCCGGCTACCGCGTCTTCTACTGGGTCTCCTCACCCCGCGCCCGGCACTCCGCCAACATCGCCGCCCGCCCCGGCGTCGAGTTCGTCGTCTACGACTCCGGCGTGCCGGTCGGCGCCGGCCGCGCGGTCTACGTCGGCGCGACCGCGGAGGAGGTGCCGGCGGTGCAGCTCCCGGCGGCCTGCGACGAGGCGTTCGCCGACACCGCCGAGGACGGGGTGCGGCAGTTCCGGCCGGCGGACGTGAGCGGCGACGCCGGGCTGCGGCTGTTCCGGGCCCGGGCCACGAGCTACGAGGTCCACGTCCCCGGCCGCGACCCGGTGTACGGCACGGGTATCGACACCCGCCGCGAGATACGCCTCTGA
- a CDS encoding MmgE/PrpD family protein translates to MPRTRPRTRTRQLVDHLGVFAYDRLPDPVVRQAKNALYDCLGALMAATSRRYPVMDLLERTAAEAGTGDCRLFGSTLRTNATTAALANGTLAYYCDIESHHPSANVHAIAVVAPAALAVAEGQRSRGADVLAATVAGIDVAARVSYALGPAVQYARGFHPTTVAGTFGSTVAAGLLLGLDEERFADALGLAGTSASGLLSWVDDPTEQSRPLNIGLAAQAGVQAATLASLGLRGPADVFGGKYPVGMAFTGQWDQEALLAGIGERYAVSELFFKRNSCCVFIPAALDGLLDIMRAHDLRADDIDRVAVRAPRSSYHVVDANPLRSHCMQYVLAVAAHRGHVGFADIMTDLRAADPAIAGLSARITVTGDAALDERAGALRQSVASVTEVTARSGETYVRDVEHPLGAAENPLSEADLERKFAALTADVLGARRAQDIKAAVDGLDTAADVAALTSLLEPDPAGARRGAVVSPVR, encoded by the coding sequence GTGCCCCGTACCCGCCCCCGCACCCGCACCCGGCAACTCGTCGACCACCTCGGCGTCTTCGCGTACGACCGCCTCCCCGACCCCGTCGTCCGCCAGGCGAAGAACGCCCTCTACGACTGCCTCGGCGCCCTCATGGCCGCCACCTCCCGCCGCTACCCGGTGATGGACCTGCTGGAGCGGACCGCCGCCGAGGCCGGCACCGGCGACTGCCGCCTCTTCGGCTCCACCCTGCGCACCAACGCCACCACCGCCGCCCTCGCCAACGGCACCCTCGCCTACTACTGCGACATCGAGAGCCACCACCCGTCGGCCAACGTCCACGCCATCGCCGTCGTCGCCCCCGCCGCCCTCGCCGTGGCCGAAGGGCAGCGCTCCCGCGGCGCCGACGTGCTGGCCGCCACGGTCGCGGGCATCGACGTCGCCGCCCGCGTCAGCTACGCCCTCGGCCCCGCCGTCCAGTACGCGCGGGGCTTCCACCCGACGACGGTCGCGGGCACGTTCGGCAGCACGGTCGCCGCGGGGCTGCTGCTGGGCCTGGACGAGGAGCGGTTCGCGGACGCGCTGGGTCTTGCGGGCACGAGCGCGTCCGGGCTGCTGTCGTGGGTGGACGATCCCACGGAGCAGTCCCGCCCCCTCAACATCGGCCTCGCCGCCCAGGCCGGCGTGCAGGCGGCCACGCTCGCGTCGCTCGGCCTGCGCGGGCCCGCGGACGTCTTCGGCGGCAAGTACCCCGTCGGGATGGCGTTTACGGGGCAGTGGGACCAGGAGGCGCTGCTCGCCGGGATCGGTGAGCGGTACGCGGTCTCGGAGCTGTTCTTCAAGCGCAACTCCTGCTGCGTGTTCATCCCGGCCGCCCTCGACGGGCTGCTGGACATCATGCGGGCGCACGACCTGCGCGCCGACGACATCGACCGCGTCGCCGTCCGCGCCCCGCGATCGTCGTACCACGTGGTGGACGCCAACCCGCTGCGCTCCCACTGCATGCAGTACGTCCTGGCGGTCGCCGCCCACCGCGGCCACGTCGGCTTCGCCGACATCATGACCGACCTCCGGGCCGCCGACCCCGCGATCGCCGGGCTGTCCGCCCGTATCACCGTCACGGGCGACGCCGCCCTGGACGAACGGGCGGGCGCGCTGCGGCAGTCGGTGGCGTCGGTCACGGAAGTCACCGCGCGCTCGGGCGAGACGTACGTGCGCGACGTCGAACACCCGCTGGGCGCGGCGGAGAACCCGCTGTCGGAGGCGGACCTGGAGCGCAAGTTCGCGGCGCTGACGGCGGACGTGCTGGGCGCCCGGCGGGCGCAGGACATCAAGGCGGCGGTGGACGGCCTGGACACGGCCGCGGACGTCGCCGCGCTCACGTCGCTGCTGGAGCCGGACCCCGCGGGCGCGCGGCGCGGGGCCGTTGTCAGTCCCGTCCGATAG
- a CDS encoding aminotransferase class I/II-fold pyridoxal phosphate-dependent enzyme encodes MSREPEVPGTDRKPARGRATAVRRLHLPERAERLGLSVREADRFVAAGVTDEVLDTTHFDTARFPPPPWAAETFAAAAADGARAYTPYRGAAAVRRPVAEELGRRLGTAVDPDRELLLTPGSQAGLFATLAALVSPGDTVALLDPDYLFSERILRLLGVHVHHVPLVPPVPPPAGGGPDDGLVPDLDELAAALRGGASTVLFSHPNNPTGAVYPPGVLARIAALVREHDAFAVVDELYARLVYDAPLPRLAAEPGMRGRCATVTGPSKTESLSGYRVGVVVAPGDVVDGAEDVLAAMSLRAPAYAQHLLTRWLRDDEDFVRDRLAALRGLRERTAAWLADVADLGLRAHGGPRPPGTAYVFVDAAALGVPDHVLADRLVREAGVLVSPGYQFGPRGIGSFRVCYARDEAVWDAALGRMTAVLRALAH; translated from the coding sequence ATGAGCCGCGAGCCCGAAGTCCCGGGTACGGACCGGAAGCCGGCCCGCGGCCGCGCCACCGCCGTCCGCCGCCTCCACCTGCCCGAACGCGCCGAGCGCCTCGGCCTGTCCGTCCGCGAGGCCGACCGCTTCGTGGCCGCCGGCGTGACCGACGAGGTGCTGGACACCACGCACTTCGACACCGCCCGCTTCCCGCCCCCGCCCTGGGCCGCCGAGACCTTCGCCGCCGCCGCGGCCGACGGCGCCCGCGCCTACACCCCGTACCGCGGCGCCGCGGCCGTGCGGCGGCCGGTGGCCGAGGAGCTGGGCCGCCGCCTCGGCACCGCCGTCGACCCGGACCGCGAACTGCTCCTCACCCCCGGCTCGCAGGCGGGGCTCTTCGCCACCCTCGCCGCGCTCGTCTCCCCCGGCGACACGGTCGCCCTCCTCGATCCCGACTACCTGTTCAGCGAGCGCATCCTGCGGCTGCTCGGCGTGCACGTCCACCACGTCCCTCTGGTCCCGCCGGTCCCGCCGCCCGCCGGCGGCGGCCCGGACGACGGCCTCGTACCCGACCTGGACGAGCTGGCCGCGGCGCTGCGCGGCGGCGCCTCCACGGTGCTGTTCTCACACCCCAACAACCCCACCGGCGCCGTCTACCCGCCCGGCGTCCTCGCCCGGATCGCCGCGCTCGTGCGCGAGCACGACGCCTTCGCCGTCGTCGACGAGCTGTACGCCCGGCTCGTCTACGACGCCCCGCTCCCCCGCCTCGCGGCCGAGCCCGGCATGCGCGGGCGCTGCGCCACCGTCACGGGACCGTCCAAGACCGAGTCCCTGTCGGGCTACCGCGTCGGCGTGGTCGTCGCGCCGGGCGACGTCGTGGACGGCGCGGAGGACGTGCTCGCCGCGATGTCGCTGCGGGCGCCCGCGTACGCGCAGCACCTGCTGACGCGGTGGCTCCGCGACGACGAGGACTTCGTACGGGACCGGCTGGCCGCGCTGCGCGGCCTGCGCGAGCGGACCGCGGCGTGGCTGGCGGACGTCGCGGATCTCGGGCTGCGGGCCCACGGCGGACCCCGGCCGCCGGGCACCGCGTACGTCTTCGTCGACGCCGCCGCGCTCGGCGTGCCCGACCACGTCCTCGCCGACCGCCTCGTGCGCGAGGCCGGCGTCCTGGTCTCGCCCGGCTACCAGTTCGGCCCGCGCGGCATCGGCTCCTTCCGCGTCTGCTACGCCCGCGACGAGGCGGTGTGGGACGCCGCCCTCGGCCGGATGACCGCGGTGCTGCGCGCGCTGGCGCACTGA
- a CDS encoding HAD family hydrolase has protein sequence MPTPLPTRPRLITFDTYGTLIDWDGALRAHLRALFADRAPDVDVAAFHRRWYHGYALPAVHGRFLPYRDLLATTMAEALAAEAGITADPAELAALGDVMAEADPFEDSVGILRLLGAHAPLATISNSERDIIDVSARRLGDPFTYVFTGEAVGAYKPHRALFELVLGRAGVEPHEAVHVAQSQYVDLPRSVPMGIPTVWINRQGQELRPTTPAPTAVLPGLRGLPELLGLPEVPGVPEAGEAAR, from the coding sequence ATGCCCACTCCGCTGCCGACCCGCCCCCGGCTCATCACCTTCGACACCTACGGCACGCTCATCGACTGGGACGGCGCCCTCCGCGCCCACCTACGCGCGCTGTTCGCCGACCGGGCGCCGGACGTGGACGTCGCCGCCTTCCACCGCCGCTGGTACCACGGCTACGCCCTGCCCGCCGTCCACGGCCGCTTCCTGCCCTACCGGGACCTGCTCGCCACGACCATGGCCGAGGCCCTGGCCGCGGAGGCCGGGATCACCGCCGACCCCGCGGAACTGGCCGCGCTCGGCGACGTGATGGCCGAAGCGGACCCGTTCGAGGACAGCGTCGGGATCCTGCGCCTGCTGGGCGCGCACGCGCCGCTGGCGACGATCTCCAACAGCGAGCGCGACATCATCGACGTCAGCGCGCGGAGGCTGGGCGACCCGTTCACGTACGTCTTCACCGGCGAGGCGGTCGGCGCGTACAAGCCGCACCGGGCGCTCTTCGAGCTGGTCCTCGGCCGGGCGGGGGTGGAGCCGCACGAGGCGGTGCATGTGGCGCAGTCGCAGTACGTCGACCTGCCCCGCTCCGTGCCGATGGGCATCCCGACCGTGTGGATCAACCGGCAGGGCCAGGAGCTGCGCCCCACCACTCCCGCGCCCACGGCCGTGCTGCCCGGGCTGCGCGGGCTGCCGGAGCTGCTCGGACTGCCGGAGGTGCCGGGAGTCCCGGAGGCCGGGGAGGCGGCGCGATGA
- a CDS encoding CGNR zinc finger domain-containing protein: MAVSDYTGRAALTAVDLVNSLDVLTGTDRLRTPEDAAGLLTGHGWDIGRAVSAADLERLRALRPRLRFVFGGTPVHKSVTDLNALLSDLRAQPHLTDHDGAWHWHYARPKAPLGERVATSCVVALLTAIADGGAGRLRICAGADCANVFVDASRPGLRRYCDTRSCGNRAHVTAYRERRRTGSAG; this comes from the coding sequence ATGGCGGTAAGTGATTACACGGGACGGGCCGCGCTCACGGCCGTCGACCTGGTCAACAGCCTGGACGTCCTCACCGGTACGGACCGGCTGCGCACCCCCGAGGACGCGGCCGGGCTCCTCACCGGGCACGGCTGGGACATCGGCCGCGCCGTGTCCGCCGCCGACCTGGAGCGGCTGCGGGCGCTGCGCCCGCGGCTGCGGTTCGTCTTCGGGGGCACGCCGGTGCACAAGTCCGTCACCGACCTCAACGCGCTGCTGAGCGACCTGCGCGCGCAGCCCCACCTCACCGACCACGACGGCGCCTGGCACTGGCACTACGCCCGCCCGAAGGCGCCGCTGGGCGAGCGGGTGGCGACGTCGTGCGTGGTCGCGCTGCTGACCGCGATCGCCGACGGCGGCGCGGGGCGGCTGCGGATCTGCGCGGGTGCCGACTGCGCGAACGTCTTCGTCGACGCCTCCCGCCCCGGTCTGCGCCGCTACTGCGACACCAGGAGCTGCGGCAACCGCGCGCACGTCACCGCCTACCGGGAGCGCAGGCGCACCGGCAGCGCGGGCTGA
- a CDS encoding flavodoxin family protein, which produces MDSSPGIAIAYHSRRGHTHVLAQAVRAGAEAAGARVTMVLVEEMQESDWETLDAADAIVFGSPTFMGSASGAFHTFAESTGSRWRTQSWKDKIGAGFTHSSCKAGDKHSTLGYFATLAAQHQMHWVNLGLPAGWHVSHESEDDLNRLGYFDGAAASTMGDLGTDAVHKADIGTAEHLGGRVARHTAVVLAGRAALGIA; this is translated from the coding sequence CCTACCACTCGCGCCGCGGCCACACCCACGTCCTGGCCCAGGCCGTCAGGGCCGGCGCCGAGGCCGCGGGTGCGCGGGTGACCATGGTGCTCGTCGAGGAGATGCAGGAGAGCGACTGGGAGACGCTGGACGCCGCGGACGCCATCGTGTTCGGCTCGCCGACGTTCATGGGCTCGGCCTCGGGGGCGTTCCACACCTTCGCCGAGTCGACCGGCTCGCGCTGGCGCACGCAGTCCTGGAAGGACAAGATCGGGGCGGGGTTCACGCACTCGTCGTGCAAGGCCGGCGACAAGCACTCCACCCTCGGGTACTTCGCGACGCTCGCCGCCCAGCACCAGATGCACTGGGTCAACCTCGGCCTCCCCGCGGGCTGGCACGTCAGCCACGAGAGCGAGGACGACCTCAACCGCCTCGGCTACTTCGACGGCGCCGCCGCGAGCACGATGGGCGACCTGGGCACCGACGCCGTGCACAAGGCCGACATCGGGACCGCCGAGCACCTCGGCGGACGGGTCGCGCGGCACACCGCCGTGGTCCTCGCGGGGCGGGCGGCGCTGGGCATCGCCTGA